Part of the Bacillus sp. (in: firmicutes) genome, ACAGATGCACCGACTCCGTGTAACCCTCCACTCGTTTTATAGCCGCCTTGTCCAAATTTTCCGCCAGCGTGCAATACGGTAAAAATGACTTCAGGCGTCGGCTTTCCTAACTTATGCATGCCCGTTGGCATACCTCGTCCTTTATCTTCTACCGAAATACTATTGTCTTTATGTATTTTTACAATGATGTGGTCTCCATATCCAGCTAAAGCTTCATCCACCGCGTTATCGACAATCTCATACACTAGATGGTGTAAACCGCGGGCATCCGTCGATCCGATATACATACCAGGTCGTTTTCGGACCGCTTCTAATCCTTCTAATACTTGAATCGCATCATCATTATATTCTAGTAGTTGTTTCTTATTCGACACACTCATTCCCCTTTCGTACTTACACACAGCAGTTGTATTGTACCATAAAGTTTTTTTAGCCTGTAACTAAAGAACGTATGTTCGTATTATTTATTGTATGTACTGATTTCTAATTCGTCCAGCGTTTTTTAGGTGTCCATTCAAAGAAAAAGCAAACGAGGAGAGCGCTCGTTTGCTTGATTCATTATTTGGTTAGCGCATGTTCAACTTTAATGCACCGATCCATGATGACCGTGTACCCTTTTGCCTTTAACCGATGAAACGTTTCCTCATGCACGACCCCAAGCTGCGCCCAAAACACATCTGCGTCAATCTGTTCAAATTCCTCAGCGATTTGAGGTAAAAATTCGGAACGCCGAAAAATGTTAACGATATCCACATGTCCTTCAATATCTTTTAAGGAAGGAACGGCTTTGACACCAAGAACGGTATCTACGTTTGGATTCACCGGAATAATTTCATATCCTGCCTCTTGCATAGCTTTGGCAATCATATACGAAGTACGTTCAGGATTATCGCTTAATCCAACGACAGCGATTCGTTTCGCTTTTTTTAAGATTTGACCGATTTCTTCACGACTAGGATTTTGGATAGACATTTTGGACACCTCCATATACCATTTCGCTATTTTTCACTAATCTCCTTCTTTTCATACGATTTTCGATGAAACAATCGCTTCAATCGTGGAGTTTGTTCCATTAACATAGCGAGAACTGTTCCAAAAATCAACCCATTGTTCAAAAAGGCCGGAAACAAGACGGGCATATCACGGAATGCCTCGGCAGGCACAAACATAACTCCTACACCAGCAAGAAGTGAGACACCGATAATGAATAAGGCTCGATCTTGATTTGCCTCTTTTTTTAATTCATGAAAGGCTAATCCGATCATTTTTGTAAAAATGACGAACGTAACGGCATAGCCGACAGGGGATGGTATTGCACTTAACACATTCATGACGAACGGAACCATACTTACGAAAACGAGTAACCCACATCCTAAAATAAATGGACGTAATTGTTGTACGTTTGTGGTGGAAACAAAGCCTGCAGCTCCGGATATTGGTACTGGGCCAATCGCTGACAAAAAGCCACCAATCATTTGATTGATACCCGCAGTCCATCCTGCTTGTCGGTCTCGTTGACTGTTCTTACTTGTTAAAGGAACCACTTCTTCCATGACCCGAATAGATGCCATCATATTGGTCGCTAACAGAAGCGTAACAAAAATGGCTGTGACAATAGAGCCAATGTCAAACAGCGGAGGGCCAAACACAAATATTTCCGGTAATCGTATGCTAGCTTGTTCAGTAGAAGGAATTGCTGGAGCTTCCCCTAACCAAACAAATAACAACCAACCAATCACTAAACTGAATAGAATAGAAAACTGGCGAATCCAAAAAATGGAGTGTTGTGCGAAATAAAAGGTTAATAAGACAATAGTCATACTCCCAATAGACACGGTCCAACTCATTTTGCCTGTCGTTGTGATTCCCAACATACCGTTCATAAAGGAACCGCTTAACTGAAGAATTAACAACATCAAATACACAAAAGTGACGGTCGGTGTAAACCATTTTTTTAGTCGTTCCATCCAACCAAGGACACTAAACAAAATGAATACGATCCCACTTACAATTAACGCACCTTGAAGAGCTTGTAACGTCGTGGTTGCAGAATCATATACCGTCCCGATAAATGAAGCATAGACCGCAAAAACTCCCCACCAAATCCCAGCTGGTCCTTCATTGATTGGTAATCGATGCCCTATTATTCCTTGAAGTATACCGGCTACTCCTAACAAAAACATCGTCCGTTGAATAAAGGTCGCTGTTTCCCCAGGCGACAAACCATACAGTTCACTTACAGCAATCGGAGCAACAATCGAACTGGCTAACATAAACGCCATCCATTGGATAGCGGAAATCATCGTTCGTCCCATATAAACTTCCTTTCTATATATATGAATCTACTAACTTTACGCTGTAATTATTCCGTACCCCTACTTTTTCCAGATAACAAACTTTATTTTACGGAAAATTCCCTTGTATTTTCAATGGGTACCGATAAAAATAAACGAAAAGACCGATAAAGGAGTGAGGGCATTGGTGGTTAGTTGAACAAATTAGACTTTTACAGGGCCCCCAACTTCTGCTTTGTTTCACTTAGAATAGTGAGGTGACGGCTACAGCCACGAAAAGGAAATGATAAAAAACTAAAATAAAAAATGGTCCTTAATTAGAAAGGACCTGAAGAATAAATGGTTTCAGCCATGTGGAATCGATTTGATACATATAACTTGTATTTGTAGTTGACATGATCGCCCCTTGAAATGTTTCGACATCGTACCATAAATAAAATTGTTCAGACGAACCATCATGAAACGTTACTCGTACCATATAATCAGCGGATTCCACGTCAACAATACCTGGTAGTTGAACTTGATGAGCCAATATGTTGACAAAATGGTTAAACACCGTAGGCTGAGCTTGATGGAATGCCATTTTCAAATGGACATCTTGAAAAGTTTCACCGACTTGATAAAACGCCAATTCCTTCATCCGTTTCCCGTTCCATTCTACAGCATCGGTACGGGTGGGACTGGTTGGTAGGTCTATCACTGTATGCTGGTTATACTCCAATGACTGATGGGAACAACCGTAGTAAAGGCATGATAAGATAACAATGAACCAATAAATGAGATGGCGCATTTCATTTCCTCCCACCCCTCCTTCTATCGTGATAGACGAAATGGAGGGAAAAACGTTTCAATATGCATCCGTTATTTTTCATCATCGCTTGTAAACCAATGTTCCAGCAATTGAAAAGGACGAAGTTGATACGCTGTATAAGTGACCCCTTTTTTTCGGTAGGCGTCTAGTAC contains:
- a CDS encoding CoA-binding protein, which encodes MSIQNPSREEIGQILKKAKRIAVVGLSDNPERTSYMIAKAMQEAGYEIIPVNPNVDTVLGVKAVPSLKDIEGHVDIVNIFRRSEFLPQIAEEFEQIDADVFWAQLGVVHEETFHRLKAKGYTVIMDRCIKVEHALTK
- a CDS encoding purine/pyrimidine permease, producing MGRTMISAIQWMAFMLASSIVAPIAVSELYGLSPGETATFIQRTMFLLGVAGILQGIIGHRLPINEGPAGIWWGVFAVYASFIGTVYDSATTTLQALQGALIVSGIVFILFSVLGWMERLKKWFTPTVTFVYLMLLILQLSGSFMNGMLGITTTGKMSWTVSIGSMTIVLLTFYFAQHSIFWIRQFSILFSLVIGWLLFVWLGEAPAIPSTEQASIRLPEIFVFGPPLFDIGSIVTAIFVTLLLATNMMASIRVMEEVVPLTSKNSQRDRQAGWTAGINQMIGGFLSAIGPVPISGAAGFVSTTNVQQLRPFILGCGLLVFVSMVPFVMNVLSAIPSPVGYAVTFVIFTKMIGLAFHELKKEANQDRALFIIGVSLLAGVGVMFVPAEAFRDMPVLFPAFLNNGLIFGTVLAMLMEQTPRLKRLFHRKSYEKKEISEK